A stretch of the Candidatus Auribacterota bacterium genome encodes the following:
- a CDS encoding metalloregulator ArsR/SmtB family transcription factor, translating to MRDIMDMLKALADEKRMRILYALKGGELCVCQLIALLKLAPSTVSKHLTILRSARLIDSRKEGRWMYYRLSKEFRPPSAGKILAPLFSDMKETAEILADQKRLKRICGEGLDALCQRIFCKP from the coding sequence ATGCGGGACATCATGGATATGCTCAAGGCGCTTGCCGACGAGAAACGGATGCGGATTCTGTATGCGCTTAAGGGAGGCGAGCTTTGCGTCTGTCAGCTCATCGCCTTGCTGAAACTGGCGCCGTCTACCGTATCCAAGCATCTGACGATCCTGCGGTCTGCGCGACTCATAGACAGCCGCAAGGAAGGGAGGTGGATGTACTATCGGTTGTCGAAGGAGTTCAGGCCACCCTCGGCAGGCAAGATACTCGCTCCGCTGTTCAGCGACATGAAAGAGACCGCTGAGATTCTGGCGGACCAGAAGCGCCTCAAGCGGATTTGCGGGGAAGGTTTGGACGCCCTCTGCCAGAGGATCTTCTGCAAGCCGTGA
- a CDS encoding Fe-S cluster protein has product MQLISGFDMNLATPDCVPNATWYRARINLYDDIAGAFPYLNAELKCADYNNDAKVLLWNNGEKKYAFRPHEIIIAPVHDREEAEKLAYAILQTVNEIWDRKDKIEPKFEGRKHLPDVLDIYKVLRRTNCRRCGYLSCIAFATALRSDPSKLLLCPHLSKRDFVENGQWLCSENKSRKQIEY; this is encoded by the coding sequence ATGCAACTTATTAGCGGTTTTGATATGAATCTAGCCACTCCCGACTGTGTTCCAAACGCCACATGGTATCGCGCGAGAATCAATCTATATGATGATATCGCCGGGGCGTTCCCCTACCTGAACGCCGAGCTCAAATGCGCTGACTACAATAATGACGCGAAGGTCTTGTTGTGGAATAACGGCGAGAAAAAGTATGCATTCAGACCTCATGAGATTATTATTGCGCCTGTTCATGACAGGGAAGAGGCTGAGAAACTTGCGTATGCTATTCTGCAAACAGTGAATGAGATCTGGGATCGAAAAGACAAAATAGAGCCGAAGTTCGAAGGAAGGAAACATCTTCCCGATGTCCTGGACATTTACAAGGTTTTGCGCCGGACAAATTGCAGGAGATGCGGGTACCTATCCTGCATAGCCTTTGCGACTGCCCTGAGGAGCGATCCTTCAAAGTTGCTACTCTGTCCCCATTTATCGAAACGGGATTTTGTAGAAAATGGTCAGTGGCTATGCTCAGAAAACAAATCAAGAAAACAAATCGAGTATTGA
- a CDS encoding tetrahydromethanopterin S-methyltransferase subunit A, with the protein MAEIYKAEPAPEYPPEEGCYLRGNDYSPVAVCVILNRRREETPPDYEMLVRVAVETGAALAGTLQTENIGLEKVILNVTANPNIRYLIQMGPESPGHLTGEAVAALIKNGVDERKRIIGTRSPTPYLFNISMEHIERFREQITLIDLLNEGSVDLVREAVSACYQEEPTEFRGYRLFDTGALRKPPLSGKITWRVTHPEKEPRTEEERVQMDKGRAMVEWVRKKTEEKKLRKGE; encoded by the coding sequence ATGGCAGAAATATACAAAGCCGAACCGGCGCCGGAGTATCCACCCGAGGAAGGGTGCTACCTCAGGGGGAACGACTATTCCCCGGTTGCTGTCTGCGTGATCCTCAACCGCCGGAGGGAGGAGACGCCTCCAGACTATGAGATGCTTGTGCGCGTGGCGGTGGAGACAGGCGCGGCGCTTGCCGGCACCCTCCAGACGGAGAATATCGGCCTGGAGAAGGTGATCCTCAACGTCACGGCGAACCCCAACATCCGCTACCTCATCCAGATGGGGCCCGAGTCGCCGGGGCATCTCACGGGAGAGGCGGTCGCGGCGCTGATCAAGAACGGTGTGGATGAGCGGAAGAGGATCATCGGAACGCGCTCCCCGACCCCGTACCTCTTCAATATATCCATGGAGCACATCGAGCGGTTCCGGGAGCAGATTACCCTGATCGATCTTCTGAATGAGGGATCGGTTGATCTGGTACGGGAAGCCGTCAGCGCATGTTACCAGGAGGAGCCAACGGAGTTCCGCGGGTACCGGCTCTTCGACACCGGGGCGCTCAGGAAACCGCCGCTCAGCGGGAAAATCACCTGGCGCGTGACGCATCCTGAGAAAGAGCCGAGGACGGAGGAGGAGCGCGTCCAGATGGATAAGGGGCGGGCAATGGTTGAATGGGTGAGAAAGAAAACTGAGGAGAAGAAGCTTCGTAAGGGAGAATGA
- a CDS encoding nitrophenyl compound nitroreductase subunit ArsF family protein, with protein MSAQLKRSRRDAWILLVVLPFLSACMASSRVKERLVGGMASAMPEKGMVVATYFHGAIRCQACLEIERLSKATMDGLFASELKSGKLVWKSIDYDQPQNNRYIKHYQLPFPSLVIARFQNGQEKEWKRLSKTWDLVEKDPDALMTYVQEEVVALLARAD; from the coding sequence ATGAGCGCACAATTGAAGCGAAGTCGCCGGGATGCTTGGATCCTGCTGGTGGTTCTTCCATTCCTTTCCGCCTGCATGGCAAGTAGCCGGGTGAAGGAACGGCTGGTCGGCGGCATGGCTTCCGCTATGCCGGAGAAGGGCATGGTTGTGGCAACTTATTTCCATGGCGCCATTCGCTGTCAGGCATGTCTTGAAATCGAGCGGTTGTCAAAGGCTACAATGGATGGGCTATTCGCATCTGAATTGAAAAGCGGCAAGCTTGTGTGGAAATCGATCGATTATGATCAACCTCAAAATAATCGTTATATCAAACATTACCAATTACCCTTCCCATCGCTGGTAATAGCGCGATTCCAGAACGGTCAGGAAAAAGAATGGAAACGTCTCAGTAAAACATGGGATCTGGTGGAGAAGGATCCTGACGCTTTGATGACATATGTTCAAGAAGAAGTAGTTGCATTATTGGCACGGGCCGACTGA
- a CDS encoding cytochrome C biogenesis protein: protein MERLFTFLTHAVEGAPLVALGASFAWGVLSILLSPCHLASIPLIVGFIDEQGRISTRRAFVIALLFAFGILITIAAIGVITALAGRMMGDIGPYGNYLVAAIFFVVGLHLLDIIPMPWSGPAQVGLKRKGMFAAFILGLAFGIALGPCTFAYMAPILGITFKLARTYGGFLLLFYAFGHCSVIVLAGTFTEIVQHYLNWNERSRGAVVLKRICGILVILGGFYLIYTA, encoded by the coding sequence ATGGAAAGGCTGTTCACATTCCTGACGCACGCAGTGGAAGGCGCGCCCCTCGTCGCACTGGGTGCGTCGTTTGCGTGGGGGGTTTTGAGCATACTCCTGAGTCCCTGCCATCTCGCGAGTATTCCCCTTATTGTCGGGTTTATCGACGAGCAGGGGCGAATCTCGACGCGACGGGCGTTTGTCATCGCGCTCCTCTTTGCATTTGGCATTCTCATAACGATCGCTGCTATAGGGGTGATCACGGCTCTGGCAGGCAGGATGATGGGGGACATAGGCCCTTATGGAAATTATCTCGTCGCCGCCATCTTCTTTGTCGTGGGTTTGCATCTGCTGGACATCATTCCCATGCCCTGGTCGGGGCCGGCCCAAGTCGGCTTGAAGCGGAAGGGAATGTTTGCCGCCTTTATCCTCGGTCTGGCCTTCGGCATTGCACTGGGGCCGTGCACATTTGCGTATATGGCGCCGATTCTTGGGATAACCTTTAAACTCGCGAGAACATATGGCGGGTTTCTGCTGCTATTTTATGCGTTTGGTCATTGCTCGGTCATCGTTCTGGCAGGTACCTTTACCGAAATCGTCCAGCATTATTTAAACTGGAATGAACGTTCCAGAGGGGCTGTCGTTCTTAAAAGGATCTGCGGCATACTGGTAATTCTGGGCGGATTTTATTTGATCTACACTGCCTAG
- a CDS encoding thioredoxin family protein, whose product MATAVVTCIFLVLVIGCSDGGDAPGGGKAPEAKSQAAPGIPSLIDLGRTFCIPCKMMAPILEELKKEYAGRMHVEFIDVGEKPEAARKYGIRMIPTQVFLNASGKELYRHVGFFSKEDILKKWKELGVDLAVKHAK is encoded by the coding sequence ATGGCTACAGCGGTAGTGACCTGTATATTTCTCGTATTGGTTATCGGTTGCTCTGACGGGGGTGACGCTCCAGGCGGAGGAAAAGCCCCTGAGGCAAAGAGCCAGGCCGCCCCGGGGATACCGAGCCTGATCGACCTCGGGCGCACCTTTTGCATCCCGTGCAAGATGATGGCGCCGATCCTGGAGGAACTGAAGAAGGAATATGCGGGCCGGATGCATGTGGAGTTCATCGACGTCGGGGAGAAACCTGAGGCAGCTAGAAAATATGGCATACGTATGATCCCCACGCAGGTCTTCCTGAATGCCTCAGGGAAGGAGCTCTACCGGCATGTGGGGTTCTTTTCAAAAGAGGACATATTGAAGAAGTGGAAGGAGCTCGGCGTTGATTTAGCTGTGAAGCACGCGAAATAG